The following proteins are encoded in a genomic region of Spirosoma sp. SC4-14:
- the allB gene encoding allantoinase AllB: MIDFAIKGKNVITPNGLGPAVVLIKNGQIADVRSELPTGFSDNVIDIQDNVLMAGVIDPHVHINEPGRTDWEGFDTATRAALAGGLTTLVDMPLNSSPVTTTVAAFEQKLAATRGQLHTNCGFWGGVVPGNANDIEPLIDKGVLGFKAFLTHSGIDDFPNVTEADLRQAMPIIARYNLPLLVHCELSTNELLATGDVRSYQNYLLSRPKAWEDNAIALMIRLCEEYNCRTHIVHLSSANSIQPIAKAKQHGLPLTVETAQHYLFFDAESIPDGQTQFKCAPPIRERANNDRLWQALGAGIIDFVATDHSPAPPDLKHMQNGDFLKAWGGIASLQLALPVLWTAARQRGFSVTDIANWLSEKPAQLAGLAATKGKIAAGYDADLVVWNPNQSFIVTEDAIFHRHKMTPYLHQPLYGVVEQTYLAGTCVFGAGSFLKEQMGSIVLNQL, translated from the coding sequence ATGATTGACTTCGCCATCAAAGGAAAAAACGTGATCACACCCAATGGTCTCGGGCCAGCGGTAGTTCTGATAAAGAATGGGCAGATTGCCGACGTTCGCTCCGAACTGCCCACAGGCTTTTCGGACAATGTGATCGACATACAGGACAATGTGCTGATGGCCGGAGTAATCGATCCGCACGTTCATATCAACGAACCGGGCCGTACCGATTGGGAGGGTTTCGATACGGCCACCCGAGCTGCCCTTGCCGGTGGGCTAACAACGCTGGTCGATATGCCGCTCAACTCGTCGCCCGTAACCACCACTGTAGCCGCTTTTGAACAAAAATTAGCAGCCACCCGTGGTCAGCTTCACACCAACTGCGGTTTCTGGGGTGGTGTAGTTCCGGGCAACGCCAACGATATTGAGCCACTGATCGACAAAGGCGTGCTGGGCTTTAAAGCGTTTCTGACGCACTCCGGCATCGACGATTTCCCGAACGTTACGGAAGCCGATCTGCGGCAAGCCATGCCCATCATTGCCCGCTACAACCTGCCTCTGCTGGTTCATTGCGAATTATCGACCAACGAATTGTTGGCAACGGGCGATGTGCGTTCGTATCAGAACTACCTGTTGTCGCGCCCGAAAGCGTGGGAAGACAATGCCATTGCCCTGATGATCCGGTTGTGCGAAGAATACAATTGCCGAACCCATATTGTCCATCTATCGTCGGCCAATTCCATCCAGCCCATTGCCAAAGCGAAACAGCATGGTTTGCCGCTAACGGTTGAAACAGCCCAGCATTACCTATTTTTCGATGCAGAAAGCATTCCCGATGGGCAAACACAGTTTAAGTGTGCTCCGCCCATCCGCGAACGAGCCAACAACGACCGCCTGTGGCAAGCGCTTGGCGCAGGTATTATCGATTTTGTCGCTACCGACCACTCCCCTGCTCCACCCGATTTGAAACATATGCAAAATGGCGATTTCCTGAAAGCCTGGGGCGGTATTGCGTCGCTCCAACTGGCCTTGCCCGTTTTGTGGACAGCCGCCCGACAGCGTGGTTTTTCTGTAACCGATATAGCAAACTGGCTTTCCGAAAAACCGGCACAACTAGCTGGTCTGGCAGCTACGAAAGGGAAAATTGCAGCGGGTTATGATGCCGATCTGGTTGTCTGGAATCCTAACCAGTCCTTCATAGTTACGGAAGATGCTATTTTTCACCGACACAAAATGACGCCGTATCTGCATCAGCCGCTTTATGGCGTGGTCGAGCAAACGTATCTGGCAGGCACATGCGTATTTGGTGCCGGAAGTTTCCTCAAGGAACAAATGGGATCTATTGTTCTGAATCAGCTTTAA
- the pucL gene encoding factor-independent urate hydroxylase, protein MKHVLKKNAYGKNAVNLSKIIRHADYHEFRQISVSISLEGDFETAHTLGDNSRILPTDTQKNTVYALAKDHFTDSIEHFALYLANYFVSTNPQVSQAKVDIVELPWTRMTFDGELHHHAYIGGSSEKHTTRVVQTREGVSICSGLNGLLILKTTDSGFEGYIKDQYTTLKETADRIFATQCEATWDYTSTDLDFTATFATIREALLKTFAHHKSLSVQQTLMAMGEAVLNAVPDVSEISLTLPNKHHILFNLEPFGMENKNEIFIATDEPYGYITGTVSR, encoded by the coding sequence ATGAAGCATGTTCTTAAAAAAAATGCCTACGGCAAGAATGCCGTAAATCTTTCGAAAATTATTCGGCATGCTGACTATCATGAATTCAGACAGATTTCTGTCAGTATTTCATTAGAAGGTGATTTTGAAACCGCACACACCCTGGGCGACAACAGCAGGATTTTGCCGACCGATACGCAGAAAAATACGGTGTATGCGCTGGCAAAAGATCATTTTACTGACTCCATCGAACACTTTGCGCTCTATTTAGCTAATTATTTCGTTTCGACAAATCCGCAGGTGTCGCAGGCTAAAGTCGATATTGTTGAATTGCCATGGACGCGTATGACCTTCGATGGCGAATTGCACCATCATGCCTACATAGGTGGCAGTTCAGAGAAACACACGACAAGGGTAGTGCAAACGCGGGAAGGTGTTTCCATCTGTTCGGGCCTGAACGGTCTGCTCATCCTGAAAACGACGGACTCGGGTTTTGAGGGTTACATTAAAGATCAGTATACGACGCTGAAAGAAACCGCCGACCGTATTTTTGCCACGCAGTGCGAAGCTACCTGGGACTACACGTCAACCGATCTGGATTTTACGGCCACCTTTGCAACCATCCGCGAAGCCTTGCTGAAAACCTTTGCGCATCATAAAAGTCTGTCGGTTCAGCAAACCTTGATGGCGATGGGTGAAGCCGTATTGAATGCTGTGCCGGATGTAAGTGAGATTAGTTTAACGCTACCCAATAAACACCATATTCTGTTTAATCTGGAGCCGTTTGGGATGGAAAATAAAAACGAAATCTTCATCGCCACCGACGAGCCCTATGGCTACATTACGGGAACGGTGAGCCGGTGA
- a CDS encoding zinc-binding alcohol dehydrogenase family protein encodes MESLVCIEPRQFAYKQIEKPVLTAGNAIVRIRRIGICGTDLHAFEGTQPYFSYPRILGHELAGDLVEADGAPDFMPGEAITFIPYFNCGYCIACRSGKPNCCVRIQVSGVHIDGGMVEYLSVPSYSLVHGDGLSHDELALVEPLAIGAHGVRRADVQPGENVLVVGAGPIGLGTMEFARIAGANVIALDINESRLAFCKNRLGVSHTVNALSPDVAEQLSVITNGDMPTVVIDATGSLRAINTAFAYMAHSGRYVLVGLQKGDISFSHPEFHKREATLMSSRNATRVDFEHVIASMKKGLVDPTTYITHRVGFDQIQSEFESWLDPANGVIKAIASF; translated from the coding sequence ATGGAGTCATTAGTGTGTATCGAACCGCGACAGTTTGCCTATAAACAGATCGAAAAACCCGTACTGACGGCCGGAAATGCCATTGTCCGAATCCGGCGTATTGGTATTTGTGGAACCGATCTGCACGCGTTCGAAGGTACACAGCCGTATTTTAGTTATCCTCGTATTCTAGGGCATGAACTGGCCGGTGATCTGGTCGAAGCTGATGGTGCCCCCGATTTTATGCCTGGCGAAGCGATTACGTTTATTCCGTATTTCAATTGTGGCTACTGCATTGCCTGTCGGTCGGGTAAGCCTAATTGTTGCGTTCGTATTCAGGTTTCGGGTGTGCATATCGATGGGGGAATGGTCGAATACCTTTCTGTGCCATCCTATTCGCTGGTACATGGCGATGGCCTGAGTCACGACGAACTGGCGCTGGTAGAACCATTGGCCATTGGTGCCCACGGCGTTCGTCGGGCCGATGTGCAACCGGGCGAAAATGTGCTGGTCGTTGGAGCCGGACCGATTGGCCTGGGAACAATGGAGTTTGCCCGTATTGCTGGTGCCAACGTCATCGCGCTCGACATTAATGAATCCCGGCTGGCGTTCTGCAAGAACCGCTTAGGCGTTAGTCATACTGTCAATGCATTATCACCTGACGTTGCTGAGCAACTCTCAGTCATTACCAATGGTGATATGCCTACCGTTGTGATCGACGCGACGGGGAGCCTTCGAGCCATTAATACCGCATTTGCTTATATGGCGCATAGTGGCCGGTATGTGCTGGTAGGCTTACAGAAAGGCGACATCAGTTTTTCGCATCCCGAATTTCACAAACGCGAAGCCACGCTCATGAGCAGCCGCAACGCTACCCGCGTCGATTTTGAGCACGTGATTGCCAGTATGAAAAAAGGCCTGGTCGATCCCACCACCTACATTACTCATCGCGTTGGTTTCGACCAGATTCAATCTGAATTTGAGAGCTGGCTCGATCCCGCCAACGGCGTTATTAAAGCGATAGCGTCTTTTTAG
- a CDS encoding urease accessory protein UreD, which produces MKAKLHIQTAHREDRTVLKKAFFTPPFKVANVTEDKRSNLLKLMLMSSSPGILEGDVYQIQVDVAENCALELQTQSYQRLFSMKLGASQQTQIRLAANSAFCYLPHPTVPHEASRFSAINRIDMTDSSSLIWGEVLTCGRKLNGEVFHFSRYHNLTQVWLNQRLVVKENLLVEPDRMNVQAIGQMEGFTHQANLLYLHQQAPVSTLSNTLHDYLNQQSDVLFGVTAAPVNGLVIRLLGHRAEQLHTCLKTIANLLPQPKAVTNAA; this is translated from the coding sequence ATGAAGGCCAAGCTACACATTCAGACCGCCCATCGGGAAGACAGAACCGTTCTTAAAAAAGCGTTTTTTACGCCACCGTTTAAAGTTGCCAATGTCACTGAAGACAAACGGTCGAATCTGCTGAAACTAATGCTGATGAGCTCGTCGCCGGGTATTTTAGAGGGCGACGTTTATCAGATACAGGTTGATGTAGCCGAGAATTGTGCGCTGGAGCTACAGACTCAATCTTATCAACGGCTGTTTAGCATGAAGCTCGGAGCTTCGCAGCAAACGCAGATTAGACTGGCGGCCAACTCTGCATTTTGTTACCTGCCTCATCCTACAGTACCCCATGAAGCTTCCCGATTTTCGGCCATTAACCGCATCGACATGACCGATTCGAGTAGTTTAATCTGGGGCGAAGTACTTACCTGTGGTCGTAAGCTCAACGGCGAAGTCTTCCACTTTTCGCGTTACCATAATCTGACGCAGGTATGGCTCAATCAGCGGTTAGTTGTCAAAGAAAATCTTTTGGTCGAACCTGATCGGATGAACGTACAGGCTATTGGCCAGATGGAAGGGTTCACGCATCAGGCCAACCTGCTCTACCTCCATCAACAAGCGCCGGTAAGCACGCTCAGCAACACCCTACACGACTATCTTAATCAGCAATCTGATGTTCTGTTCGGCGTTACGGCGGCACCAGTCAACGGACTGGTTATTAGACTCCTTGGCCATCGGGCCGAGCAATTACACACTTGTCTAAAAACCATTGCTAACCTTTTGCCGCAACCGAAAGCCGTAACCAATGCAGCCTGA
- the ureG gene encoding urease accessory protein UreG — MTSRNYIKIGVAGPVGSGKTALIERLSRQMTRHYSIGVITNDIYTKEDAEFLTQNSLLPPERIIGVETGGCPHTAIREDASMNLEAVDEMAQRFPDIEIIFIESGGDNLSATFSPDLADVTIFVIDVAEGDKIPRKGGPGITRSDLLIINKIDLAPYVNANLDVMERDARRMRNGQPFIFTNLMSLEGLDSVIDWIRRYALLETIEEPKLWR; from the coding sequence ATGACATCAAGAAACTACATAAAAATTGGCGTGGCCGGGCCGGTAGGGTCAGGAAAAACGGCACTGATTGAGCGGCTATCGCGGCAAATGACCAGGCACTATAGCATTGGCGTTATCACCAACGACATTTATACCAAAGAAGATGCCGAGTTTCTGACGCAGAATAGCCTGCTGCCCCCCGAACGGATTATTGGTGTCGAAACCGGAGGGTGCCCGCATACGGCCATTCGCGAAGATGCCAGCATGAATCTGGAAGCAGTTGACGAAATGGCCCAGCGATTTCCCGATATCGAAATTATCTTCATCGAAAGTGGTGGCGATAACCTCTCGGCTACGTTTAGCCCCGATCTGGCCGACGTGACCATTTTTGTGATCGACGTGGCCGAAGGCGACAAAATCCCCCGTAAAGGCGGGCCCGGCATCACACGCTCCGACCTGTTGATTATCAATAAAATAGACCTGGCACCTTACGTTAACGCCAATCTGGACGTGATGGAGCGCGACGCCCGACGAATGCGCAACGGCCAGCCGTTTATATTCACCAACCTGATGAGCCTCGAAGGACTCGACAGTGTGATTGACTGGATACGGCGATATGCCTTACTCGAAACTATTGAAGAGCCTAAATTGTGGCGATGA
- a CDS encoding GNAT family N-acetyltransferase, whose product MNQQLTFRLATANDLVEIVQMLADDPLGSMREKLELPLPEAYIKAFERIIKDSNQELTLAELNGKPVGTFQLTFIQYLTHQGGLRAQIEAVRVHSTHRGKGIGTAMFTYAIERAREQGCYMLQLTTDKQRPKAVHFYESLGFVATHEGMKLNLR is encoded by the coding sequence ATGAATCAACAGCTTACCTTTCGATTAGCAACAGCGAATGATTTAGTAGAAATTGTACAAATGCTGGCCGATGATCCACTGGGGTCTATGCGCGAAAAGCTGGAGCTACCCCTTCCCGAAGCATACATAAAAGCCTTTGAACGAATCATAAAGGATTCGAATCAGGAGCTGACCCTGGCCGAATTGAACGGCAAACCCGTAGGTACATTCCAGTTGACGTTTATCCAATACCTAACCCATCAGGGCGGCCTCCGCGCTCAGATTGAAGCCGTAAGAGTTCATTCAACTCATCGTGGCAAAGGTATTGGAACGGCAATGTTTACCTACGCTATTGAAAGAGCCCGCGAGCAAGGGTGTTATATGCTTCAGTTGACAACGGATAAACAACGCCCTAAAGCTGTTCATTTCTACGAATCACTGGGCTTCGTGGCTACCCACGAAGGCATGAAATTAAACTTACGATAA
- the topA gene encoding type I DNA topoisomerase: protein MSKNLVIVESPAKAKTIEGYLGKDFTVKSSFGHVRDLPKDGLAVDVANGFQPSYEISPDKKKLVSELKTLAKSADEVWLATDDDREGEAISWHLKEALGLRDNTKRIVFREITKNAIQNAIKTPRTIDVDLVNAQQARRVLDRLVGYELSPVLWRKIKGGSTGLSAGRVQSVALRLVVEREREIDRHQSKSSFKVTAQFIVDGTKVLNAELPKNFATAGDARAFLEACVGATFTIKNLEVKPAKKSPAPPFTTSTLQQEASRKLSFSVDRTMRLAQNLYEAGKISYMRTDSTNLSQEAIDKAKAEIETEFGPQYVQTRQFKTKNESAQEAHEAIRPTNFNDRNAGADRDQKRLYELIWKRSIASQMADAQLERTTVTIGIRFANGATATIQTHVDDSPFIDTLAQPRNFPNELVAQGEVIKFDGFLRVYLESKDDEDGDEDAKGMLPPLTIGQPLALGQMKATEKFSRPQPRYAEASLVKKLEEMGIGRPSTYAPTISTIINRGYVIKQDKPGQERKYQEFTLQNNQIRETSGKETFGSEKAKLFPTNTGIVVNDFLVEYFPDIVDYQFTATVEKEFDEIADGRMNWKKMLEEFYGDFHKSIEDIQGASGVSFKTGERVLGADPATGKPVSARLGRYGAYVQIGEASDEEKPRFANLRDGQLIETITLQEALDLFALPREIGFFEDKPMVIGIGKFGPYVKHDDKYVSLTREDDPYSIDAPRAIELIQAKRAESVSETLGDFEGKPVTTGKGRFGPYVKFEDKYISLPRNESLAGITLERAIELIQAKRQIEANKYIKEFPENPAVKVVNGQYGPYLAVGKRNIRIPKDVDPASLTLDDCLQLAGDDPASTKAPAKKASATKAKASDTAAKKTTTKKTTATAKKTASKK, encoded by the coding sequence ATGTCGAAAAACTTAGTCATTGTGGAGTCGCCGGCGAAGGCGAAAACCATTGAAGGCTATCTGGGTAAGGACTTTACGGTGAAGTCCAGTTTTGGCCACGTTCGCGATTTGCCCAAAGATGGGCTGGCCGTAGACGTAGCCAATGGCTTCCAACCGTCTTATGAAATTTCGCCCGATAAAAAAAAGCTGGTCAGTGAACTCAAAACATTAGCCAAGTCGGCCGATGAAGTATGGCTTGCTACTGACGATGATCGCGAAGGAGAAGCCATTTCCTGGCACTTGAAAGAAGCATTGGGCCTGCGTGACAATACGAAACGAATTGTTTTTCGCGAAATCACTAAGAATGCCATCCAGAATGCCATTAAAACCCCCCGCACCATTGATGTCGATCTGGTTAATGCGCAGCAGGCTCGGCGCGTGCTCGACCGGCTGGTCGGTTACGAACTCTCGCCCGTTCTATGGCGTAAGATCAAAGGCGGCAGCACCGGATTGTCGGCAGGTCGTGTGCAATCGGTTGCGCTGCGGCTTGTTGTCGAACGGGAACGCGAGATCGATAGGCACCAGTCAAAATCGTCTTTTAAGGTTACTGCCCAGTTTATTGTCGATGGCACTAAAGTTCTGAATGCCGAATTGCCGAAGAACTTTGCCACCGCAGGCGATGCGCGTGCGTTTCTCGAAGCCTGTGTAGGGGCTACCTTTACGATCAAAAATCTGGAAGTAAAACCTGCCAAAAAATCACCAGCTCCGCCTTTTACCACGTCTACTCTCCAACAGGAAGCTTCGCGTAAGCTTAGCTTTTCGGTCGATCGCACCATGCGGTTAGCACAGAATCTGTACGAAGCCGGTAAGATTTCCTACATGCGTACCGATTCAACAAACCTGTCGCAGGAAGCAATCGATAAAGCCAAGGCCGAAATCGAAACTGAATTTGGACCGCAATATGTACAGACCCGGCAGTTTAAGACTAAAAACGAGTCGGCACAGGAAGCACACGAAGCCATTCGGCCTACCAACTTCAACGACCGCAATGCCGGAGCCGATCGGGATCAGAAACGATTGTATGAACTGATCTGGAAACGGTCGATTGCTTCGCAAATGGCCGATGCTCAACTGGAGCGGACAACGGTTACGATCGGTATCCGGTTTGCCAATGGTGCAACAGCAACAATACAGACTCATGTGGACGACAGTCCGTTTATCGATACTCTGGCTCAGCCACGCAATTTCCCCAATGAGCTGGTGGCACAGGGCGAAGTGATCAAATTCGATGGTTTTCTGCGCGTTTATCTGGAGTCGAAAGACGACGAAGATGGCGACGAAGATGCCAAAGGAATGCTCCCTCCCCTAACCATTGGCCAACCGCTGGCGCTTGGGCAGATGAAGGCAACCGAGAAGTTTTCGCGTCCGCAACCGCGTTATGCCGAAGCGTCGCTGGTAAAAAAACTGGAAGAAATGGGTATTGGCCGCCCATCGACCTATGCCCCAACAATTTCCACAATTATTAACCGGGGCTATGTAATTAAGCAGGACAAACCAGGCCAGGAGCGTAAGTATCAGGAGTTTACCTTACAGAACAACCAGATCAGAGAAACCAGTGGCAAAGAGACCTTTGGCTCCGAAAAAGCCAAGTTGTTTCCGACCAACACGGGTATTGTTGTCAACGATTTTCTGGTTGAATATTTTCCTGATATTGTCGACTACCAGTTCACAGCTACAGTCGAAAAAGAGTTCGACGAAATTGCAGATGGGCGGATGAACTGGAAGAAAATGCTGGAAGAGTTTTACGGCGACTTCCATAAGAGTATCGAAGATATTCAGGGAGCATCGGGGGTGTCGTTCAAAACCGGCGAACGTGTTTTAGGCGCTGATCCGGCAACGGGGAAGCCCGTGTCGGCACGGCTGGGACGCTATGGAGCCTATGTTCAAATTGGCGAAGCCAGCGATGAAGAAAAGCCCCGCTTTGCCAACCTGCGCGATGGGCAACTCATTGAAACCATTACTTTGCAGGAAGCCTTAGACCTGTTTGCGTTGCCCCGCGAAATCGGCTTCTTCGAAGATAAACCGATGGTTATTGGCATCGGAAAGTTTGGGCCCTATGTGAAGCACGACGACAAATATGTTTCACTCACTCGCGAAGACGACCCCTATTCGATCGATGCACCCCGCGCCATTGAACTGATTCAGGCCAAACGGGCCGAGTCGGTTAGCGAAACACTTGGCGATTTTGAAGGCAAGCCCGTTACAACCGGGAAAGGTCGTTTTGGACCCTATGTAAAGTTTGAAGATAAATACATTTCATTGCCCCGGAATGAGTCGCTGGCGGGTATAACGCTGGAGAGAGCGATCGAACTGATCCAGGCCAAACGGCAAATTGAAGCGAATAAGTATATTAAAGAATTTCCGGAAAATCCGGCGGTGAAAGTTGTGAATGGTCAGTATGGGCCGTATCTGGCAGTGGGTAAACGGAATATCCGAATTCCCAAAGATGTTGACCCGGCCAGCCTGACGCTCGACGATTGCCTGCAATTGGCGGGCGACGATCCGGCATCCACCAAAGCACCGGCCAAAAAAGCCAGTGCCACAAAAGCGAAAGCCAGCGATACTGCGGCAAAAAAAACAACAACGAAAAAGACGACGGCAACCGCAAAAAAGACAGCGTCGAAAAAGTAA
- a CDS encoding histidine kinase, with protein sequence MSNGLEPNNWLNSPILHQGLYASGRGRLAMHSIFWGFMFLFMLYTYKWLVNESSLIFILALSGTTIVLASYYFVAHYCLPLLYQKQWLRLLMLVVALYIVQTAYNYYSFVWVATHYNVFTKIADNLGGNGILHALTQSNTLLINWSFTLSSLTIPVALKVVKDILMARTKTAELERDNIRLELQFLQAQIQPHFVLNSINSVYSVVAGTDDEAATMLLRLSALLRYALHETANPTVSLDKEVEFLREYIGLEAVRQHERTTLSFQNEGSVEGYQIPPLLLVTFVENAFKHGINATYRQAWANVRLQIQEDGILNFQVENSKPPLDVQQRNNKRTKGIGLENTRRRLNLLFPKRHQLLIKNDPETFTVNLTLNLERTKPASTETFLTQQNVITTLNGATHI encoded by the coding sequence ATGTCGAACGGACTAGAGCCTAACAATTGGCTAAATTCTCCCATTCTTCATCAGGGCTTATACGCGAGTGGACGAGGGCGCTTAGCTATGCATAGCATATTCTGGGGGTTTATGTTCCTGTTTATGCTGTACACCTATAAATGGCTGGTCAATGAATCTTCTTTAATTTTTATCCTGGCCCTTAGTGGTACAACCATCGTACTGGCAAGCTACTATTTTGTTGCCCACTATTGTTTACCTCTACTGTATCAAAAACAATGGCTACGGCTTTTAATGCTAGTAGTGGCCTTATACATTGTTCAGACGGCGTATAATTATTACTCATTTGTGTGGGTTGCCACACACTATAATGTATTTACAAAAATTGCAGATAACCTCGGAGGCAATGGAATACTGCATGCGCTGACACAAAGCAATACCTTATTAATTAACTGGTCGTTTACTCTATCGTCATTGACGATCCCGGTAGCGCTGAAAGTAGTGAAAGACATTTTGATGGCGCGAACCAAAACTGCCGAACTGGAGCGGGATAACATACGGCTGGAACTGCAATTTCTACAAGCTCAGATTCAGCCTCATTTTGTTTTAAATTCGATCAATAGCGTTTATTCGGTAGTGGCCGGTACCGACGATGAAGCTGCAACGATGCTTCTACGTCTGTCGGCCTTGCTACGGTATGCGCTTCACGAAACGGCTAACCCAACCGTGTCATTGGATAAGGAAGTCGAATTTCTCCGCGAATACATTGGGCTGGAGGCCGTTCGTCAACATGAACGCACTACGCTCTCGTTTCAAAATGAAGGCTCTGTAGAGGGGTATCAAATTCCTCCGCTTCTGCTGGTAACCTTTGTCGAAAATGCCTTCAAACATGGGATCAATGCAACTTATCGGCAGGCCTGGGCTAATGTACGGCTGCAAATTCAGGAAGATGGTATATTGAATTTTCAAGTAGAAAACTCAAAGCCTCCTCTTGATGTACAACAACGAAACAATAAACGCACTAAAGGTATAGGTCTCGAAAATACACGACGTCGGCTTAACTTATTATTCCCAAAACGACATCAATTACTAATAAAAAATGACCCCGAAACCTTTACGGTCAATCTGACACTTAACCTTGAGCGGACGAAACCCGCGTCGACAGAGACATTCCTAACCCAACAAAATGTAATCACCACACTCAATGGAGCAACGCACATATAG
- a CDS encoding LytTR family DNA-binding domain-containing protein yields MEQRTYSCLIVDDEPLAQNLIEKFVARLSFLKLIGKSNHAVAAIDAIHQFHPDIIFLDITMPEMTGFELLQTLTANRPQIIMTTAHSEYAVEGFTYNVTDYLIKPISFEHFLRAVNRSIGRINGTTTAIPTETKAADGQYFWIKEGTKLLQINTDDVIFMEGLKDYVKVHLVDRVVVTYLTMTKMEELLPKGQFLRINRSYLVRKKAIRAIHGNTIETLSKHELVMGSSYRNSVLESLRDTFIGRTTPE; encoded by the coding sequence ATGGAGCAACGCACATATAGCTGTCTGATTGTTGATGATGAACCTCTTGCCCAGAATTTAATTGAAAAGTTTGTGGCCCGATTATCATTTTTAAAACTAATCGGAAAATCGAACCATGCGGTGGCAGCTATAGACGCCATTCATCAGTTTCATCCAGACATTATTTTTCTGGATATCACGATGCCCGAAATGACAGGATTTGAGTTGCTACAGACTTTAACCGCCAATCGGCCTCAGATCATTATGACAACCGCCCACTCTGAATATGCGGTTGAAGGATTTACCTATAACGTAACCGACTATTTAATTAAACCCATTTCGTTTGAGCACTTCCTGAGAGCGGTAAACCGCTCCATAGGCCGAATCAACGGTACAACAACAGCCATACCAACGGAAACAAAAGCCGCAGATGGGCAATACTTCTGGATCAAGGAAGGTACCAAACTTCTACAAATCAATACCGACGACGTGATCTTTATGGAAGGGCTTAAAGATTATGTTAAGGTACACCTGGTTGACCGGGTAGTGGTTACCTACCTAACGATGACCAAAATGGAAGAACTGCTTCCAAAGGGCCAATTTCTTCGCATCAATCGCTCTTATCTGGTACGCAAGAAAGCCATACGAGCCATTCATGGAAATACGATTGAAACACTTTCGAAACACGAACTAGTGATGGGTAGCAGTTACCGAAATTCGGTTCTGGAATCGCTGCGTGATACATTTATTGGACGCACAACACCAGAGTAA